A single window of candidate division WOR-3 bacterium DNA harbors:
- a CDS encoding EamA family transporter — protein MDYRIYSLIALLFWGLWAYFSKVLTKSLITEHLAFFTSIGAWLAIAIYALIRTKIYFSLNSFWAILVGISASIATLAFYIALSKGPACVVVPLTGLYIVVPVILAYIFLSEPLTLNHIIGIITAIIAIFFLSR, from the coding sequence ATGGATTACCGTATCTATTCATTAATTGCTTTATTATTTTGGGGACTATGGGCATATTTTTCTAAGGTTCTAACTAAAAGTCTTATTACCGAACATTTAGCATTTTTCACTTCAATCGGTGCCTGGCTTGCTATAGCCATTTATGCCTTGATAAGAACTAAGATATATTTTAGCCTCAATTCGTTCTGGGCAATTCTCGTTGGTATTTCTGCTTCAATTGCAACATTAGCGTTTTATATCGCCCTATCTAAAGGGCCGGCTTGTGTTGTCGTGCCTTTAACTGGATTATATATTGTTGTGCCGGTAATTTTAGCTTACATATTTTTATCTGAACCACTAACACTAAATCACATCATCGGTATTATCACTGCAATAATTGCAATCTTCTTTTTATCCCGATAG
- the gap gene encoding type I glyceraldehyde-3-phosphate dehydrogenase — protein MAVKVAINGFGRIGRLVLRAGLNNKNFDIVAVNDITDAKTLAHLFKYDSVHRTFNGTVVAKADSFLVNDKEIKAFSEKDPSKLPWKDLGIEIVVESSGAFTSYEKSKAHLDAGAKKVIITAPPKGETPVKSIVMGVNEQIYDPKTDQIISNASCTTNCVVPIAKVLHENFKIQRGYMTTIHAYTNDQNILDAPHKDLRRARAGAMSMIPTSTGAAKLIGVVFPELKGKIDGTAIRVPTADVSLVDLSCVVEKETTKEEVNMAFEKACNGPMKKYIQYLTEPLVSIDFTGSPYSAIFDSTLTAVIDKNLVKLFAWYDNEWGYTCRVIDLIEYIISHK, from the coding sequence ATGGCAGTAAAAGTAGCAATTAATGGCTTTGGTCGAATTGGCCGATTAGTATTAAGAGCCGGTCTCAATAATAAAAATTTTGACATTGTCGCAGTTAATGATATTACTGACGCTAAAACCCTGGCTCATCTGTTTAAATATGATTCCGTCCATCGGACATTTAATGGCACTGTGGTTGCCAAAGCAGATTCCTTTCTGGTTAATGATAAAGAAATCAAGGCGTTTTCGGAAAAAGACCCTTCAAAACTTCCCTGGAAAGATTTAGGTATTGAGATTGTCGTGGAATCCAGTGGAGCTTTTACTTCCTACGAAAAATCTAAAGCTCATCTTGATGCTGGTGCCAAAAAAGTTATTATCACGGCACCACCAAAAGGTGAAACACCTGTAAAATCAATTGTGATGGGTGTGAACGAACAGATTTATGACCCCAAAACCGACCAGATTATTTCGAATGCTTCCTGCACGACTAATTGTGTCGTGCCAATAGCAAAGGTTCTACACGAAAATTTCAAGATTCAGCGCGGATATATGACAACAATTCATGCTTATACTAATGACCAGAATATCTTAGATGCACCGCATAAAGATTTACGACGCGCTCGAGCCGGTGCGATGTCAATGATTCCAACTTCGACTGGTGCCGCAAAACTTATTGGAGTAGTCTTTCCGGAACTTAAAGGGAAAATTGACGGCACTGCCATTCGTGTGCCAACGGCTGATGTCTCCTTGGTTGACTTGTCTTGCGTCGTGGAAAAAGAAACAACTAAAGAAGAAGTTAATATGGCATTTGAAAAGGCTTGCAATGGACCAATGAAAAAATATATCCAATATCTAACTGAGCCTTTAGTTTCAATCGATTTTACCGGAAGTCCTTATTCCGCAATCTTTGATTCCACGCTTACTGCGGTGATTGATAAAAACTTAGTTAAACTCTTTGCTTGGTATGACAACGAATGGGGCTATACTTGTCGAGTGATTGATTTAATTGAATATATTATTTCACATAAGTAG
- a CDS encoding phosphoglycerate kinase: MKKLSIRDLEVKNKKVLVRVDFNVPLSSTGEISDDTRIRAALPTIEYIIEQNGIAILMSHLGKPKGKPDPKYSLKPVATKLSQLINKEVLFTEDCIGPNVKGVIERAKPGDVVLLENLRFHPEEEKNDPTFAKALAELGEIYVNDAFATAHRAHSSTEGVTRYFDNPAAGFLMEKEIEYLSYVVESPKHPYVAIIGGAKITDKLGVIKNLSKKVDHLLLGGGLIFNFFKAQGYEIGNSIFEPEMLEETRNLLNEKKIKLPTDVLVAEKIAADAYTQVVYSNEIPTNWSGVDIGPQTCQIYKDIIKSAQTIVWAGPIGIFEIDKFANGSREIGLAIADATKAGATSVVGGGDTVACLSKLGLKDKVSFVSTAGGASLEFLEGRELPGIKALKDI, encoded by the coding sequence ATGAAAAAACTATCCATTAGAGATTTAGAAGTAAAAAATAAGAAAGTTTTAGTGCGGGTTGATTTTAATGTACCACTTTCATCTACCGGCGAAATTAGTGACGATACGCGCATTCGCGCAGCATTACCAACAATTGAATATATCATCGAGCAGAATGGTATTGCGATTCTAATGTCGCATTTAGGCAAGCCTAAAGGTAAACCTGACCCGAAATATTCGTTAAAACCAGTGGCAACAAAACTGTCGCAATTGATTAATAAAGAAGTGCTTTTTACTGAAGATTGTATCGGCCCGAATGTGAAAGGTGTTATTGAAAGAGCAAAACCTGGAGATGTTGTGCTTTTGGAAAATTTGAGATTTCATCCAGAAGAAGAGAAAAATGACCCTACCTTTGCTAAAGCGCTGGCAGAATTAGGAGAAATATATGTAAACGATGCATTTGCTACTGCCCATCGAGCTCATAGTTCCACCGAAGGTGTTACCCGATATTTCGATAATCCAGCAGCCGGATTTTTAATGGAAAAAGAGATTGAATATCTCAGTTATGTGGTCGAATCACCAAAGCATCCTTATGTTGCTATTATCGGCGGAGCCAAGATAACTGACAAACTCGGGGTCATTAAAAATCTGTCAAAGAAAGTTGACCATCTTCTTCTTGGTGGCGGTCTGATTTTCAATTTCTTTAAGGCACAGGGATATGAAATCGGCAATTCGATCTTTGAACCTGAAATGTTAGAAGAAACGAGAAATTTACTCAATGAAAAAAAGATAAAATTGCCAACCGATGTTTTAGTTGCCGAAAAAATTGCGGCTGATGCCTATACGCAAGTGGTTTATTCCAACGAGATTCCAACCAATTGGTCAGGTGTTGATATCGGACCGCAAACTTGTCAGATTTACAAAGATATAATTAAATCGGCTCAGACAATTGTTTGGGCAGGACCTATCGGAATCTTTGAAATTGATAAATTTGCCAATGGTAGTAGAGAAATCGGATTAGCTATTGCTGATGCGACAAAGGCCGGTGCAACTTCTGTTGTTGGTGGTGGTGATACAGTTGCTTGTCTTAGTAAATTAGGATTAAAAGATAAAGTCAGTTTTGTTTCAACGGCTGGTGGCGCTTCCTTAGAATTTTTAGAAGGCAGAGAACTCCCCGGCATCAAAGCATTAAAAGATATCTGA
- the tpiA gene encoding triose-phosphate isomerase, producing MRIPLIAGNWKMNKSPQEAKEFAQALVEALLEEIQSEVLICPPFTALSVVAEVIKNSNIRLGAQNMHWEIKGAFTGEISGEFLKELGCQYVILGHSERRQYFAETDEIINKKLHTALQIGLKPILCIGETLAERENNQTLSVVKRQLETGLKTLDNINNVVIAYEPVWAIGTGKTATPDQAEEIHSYIRENIAKKWSKDSADKIRILYGGSVTPENIDILMTQPDIDGVLVGGASLRLESFIRIIKFRPLNV from the coding sequence ATGAGAATACCCCTTATTGCCGGTAACTGGAAAATGAACAAATCACCACAAGAAGCCAAAGAGTTTGCTCAAGCGTTAGTTGAAGCACTATTGGAAGAAATCCAGTCGGAGGTATTAATTTGCCCACCGTTTACTGCTTTATCTGTGGTAGCAGAAGTAATCAAAAATTCTAATATTCGACTCGGCGCACAAAATATGCATTGGGAGATTAAAGGCGCTTTTACCGGTGAAATTTCAGGTGAATTTCTTAAAGAACTCGGCTGCCAATATGTTATTTTAGGACATTCAGAACGAAGACAATATTTTGCCGAAACTGATGAGATAATTAATAAGAAACTTCATACTGCATTACAAATTGGACTAAAGCCAATCTTATGTATTGGAGAAACGCTTGCTGAGCGCGAGAACAATCAAACTTTAAGTGTAGTGAAGAGACAATTGGAAACAGGACTGAAGACGCTCGATAATATAAATAATGTGGTCATAGCCTATGAGCCGGTTTGGGCAATTGGGACTGGAAAAACTGCGACTCCAGACCAGGCAGAAGAAATTCATAGTTATATTAGAGAAAATATCGCTAAAAAATGGAGCAAAGACTCAGCCGATAAAATCAGAATCCTTTATGGCGGAAGTGTTACCCCAGAAAACATCGATATTTTAATGACGCAGCCGGATATCGATGGTGTTTTAGTGGGTGGAGCAAGTTTAAGATTAG